TGAGCTTGGCCCTGAGCGCAGCCAGCTCCTCCGCACTGCGAATGGTGGCCAGTTGGGTGCCCATTTGGCGGCAGGAGCTGCCAGCCGAGGTCCAGTTCCTACGCGTTTCGTCCTCTATGTAGAAGAACCTCGAGCCGATCAACTCGAACTTGGGCGGAACTATTTTCCTATCGAACTTGGAGAGTATCCGCAAGAGCGCCGCCTGCTGACTTTCCAGTCTGTCCAGCCTCGCCCCGATGTCCTTAGGGAAGACCTCCTGCAGGACCTTCTGCCTGATGTTCATCGCCGTCTGCAGAGCCTCGATCCTGGCCAGTCTCGCCCCCGTTGCGTTCGCTTGCAGAACACTCGACGCCCACTCGGCCTCGTGCCTGGCAATGTGATCCAGCATGGGGCTCAGAGCTGTGAGGCAGAACTCGCCACATTGTTTCGGCGCATCCTGCAGCAGGCACACTGACTGCGCTGCAGCTGAAGGCATGGGCGCATTCCAGGCAAAAAGCGCAAGTAGCAGCGATGTACTGAGCCTCTGCATATTCTGTATATTCTGTATATCCACAAACAATGAGCAGCGAATGATTTTACCTACGCGCTTAAGTACTGCCCTCAAAATGAGTACGAGGTGATCTACATAATTTGAATATGGATTTAAATGGCATGCATTTGGTTAATTCTGTGTTAATCAATTCAACCCAATAAGAGTGTGCACGAAAACAGTTCTTACTCTCTGCATACAGCGTTTGGCACATAATC
This genomic stretch from Drosophila mauritiana strain mau12 chromosome 2L, ASM438214v1, whole genome shotgun sequence harbors:
- the LOC117143744 gene encoding accessory gland protein Acp29AB produces the protein MQRLSTSLLLALFAWNAPMPSAAAQSVCLLQDAPKQCGEFCLTALSPMLDHIARHEAEWASSVLQANATGARLARIEALQTAMNIRQKVLQEVFPKDIGARLDRLESQQAALLRILSKFDRKIVPPKFELIGSRFFYIEDETRRNWTSAGSSCRQMGTQLATIRSAEELAALRAKLNKERHYWLDITDLEKEGDFRVSASGKRPNFLKWRVGQPNNFSGNQHCVDLLDGLMYDNKCEGLSYFICQSDDDSDSDDSEPELPEGVSERCSTYTDTESKHFV